The following is a genomic window from Dermacentor variabilis isolate Ectoservices chromosome 11, ASM5094787v1, whole genome shotgun sequence.
AGCTTGGGTCAGACATACTTGGGTATAACGAAAGAAGCAGGCCCTGAATTACGTGAAAATTAGGCTGATTTCGAGAAACAGGGACGAAAGTTGAAGACTGTAGCAGTCCACTCACGCTTTCCGTAATCCTGGACGCTGTCGTGTTCATCCATTATCCAGTAGCCGAGCCCGTCCAACTGTTGCGCGCAGAACAAGGCGAAGACGTCGGCAGCGACTCGGATATCGTGTCCTTTCAGGCACAACACGACATTTCCATTGATGATGGTTCCAAGAACCGCGTAACCGGTCACACCGACCAAAAACAGGGCCAGCGTGCTCCCTGCATAACATATATTTTCTTAACATCTAGGAAAGGCCACTATGCACCTTCAATTTGCCGTCCACAAATGCCCAGGATTGCCCGAGGTGCTTATTTTAGCGTTGCCTCCGAGATCTGGCATTGCCCTGTGTGCGCAACTCAGTCTGAGAGGCCCTACTTTGGGCCAGTTTGTCTTAGCGTATACAACGTATCGGGTTATTTAGTTTGCACAGCACTGGAGGACAGAAGTAATGGACCCACTGAACAAACCGATTATGTCAACTTGAAGCGATCGATTAGCGCTACAGAGTGTCCATAGCAACTCTTTTATCCCCACCAAGCCAACGAGGCAATCAGGCGGACGTGGTTGGCAACGATAATTGGAAAGCAATCAGCGCGAAAGAATCCTCGGCAAGAAGGCAACATTTCGACAAGGTGACCTTTCTTTGTCAGGACACGTAGACACTTGTGTCAACCCACTTTCCATAACTTCTTATTTCCACCTCTCTGCGACCTGTTCGTCCTACATTGGACATAGTAACTCAGATCCTAGACACGTCTTATGTCCTACTGCGATCAAATAAATACAATTACCACTAAAACTAATACGATATGACGCATGTTGTAAAAATGCTTACTATATTGTATTTGGTCGACTTGTCACTTCTTACAGTTATGCTTATTATATGTAAGACCTAGTTTTTTCATTGGTCAcactgcaactttcttttttagtAAATTACATGACAATTTTTCCTCGCCTTTACAGTCTACATGCATACAGTGCTCACATTTTTGTTGCAAGATATCTTGCGGATCTACCAGTGACGCTGTGCCAGTGTTCAACGGTGTCGAATTTCGCCACAGGAGTCCGGGATTTGTCAATCTGCTTTTCTGCAGCTTTCTCGAGTTATCGTGTTCGAAAATAAAACAAGGTAGCGTGGCCAATTTTATTTTATCTAGCTTCTAAAGTCTCACATTCAACCGCATGCAAACAGTTTGTCGGTCTGATGTGGCTCATACGTGCCATGTCGTCTCAAGATTATTGTGTGTCGTACATGTAACcacaaaagaatagaaaaaaaatggaaggcgTGTCAGTCAAAGTCGACGCGAAAGAAAATGTCACACTTTCGCCGTCAGAGCGACACGTTAAAATACTACACGAAGTCTCAAGTCTCGTAGCTGTAGCAGCAGCATCAATTaaagtaaacgtaagctgactaACCACAAGGGACCTGTTGTGCTAGGGTTCCCAAATTTGAATCCTTTTACCGGACGATGGTATTTCTGTTAActaaagccaacgtctttctcTGCTACTTTAGCAGCCCCTTTTTATTGCCGTACCGGGTATGTTTCAAACGTTTCCTAGGCCGATCTCGGAAGTAGTGCACAGCTGCTCCAATAAAGTTTACTTTAGTCAACATTATTTCAAGATTTGAGCTCTGTTATTgattcgcacttttaatatttcagtatgaAAAAATTTGAGATAGAAgtcatgcgctgtcggtgttttgtttcatgaaatttgtttgtgGGCCGCCATTCTCGAAATTCTGAAGAGCAATATTGTCAGTCATGGGAGACCTGGTCTCAGCAACCTCAGtggtagaatggtgtggcaatataaccagcCTATACCGCATGTAATATAGCATAGCGTGCTATATAGCTCAGCCCTTTCATGGCTGGCGTGATTTTTCCAATGTATTTCTGTCTGGAATTAGtaaaggcaataaagaaagaagggaaaggcatggcatataacATACATCTACCTAAATGTATaccgaacctcacggcgacgacgactgcAAAAATCTGCTtagagtgtccatacaattgctattacAATAAAACAAGGTATACGTGCACGGCATAAGTAAAGGAATTGGGACATTAACAATCATGCAATGTTGCAAAATTACGCTTTTTTATTATACGCCATTTTTTCTTTGGCTCATTAGCAGACCTTCCATTCTGCATcgcaccctctctctcttttgttcaAGTGTACTCGCTTTTTTACGCGCTTGTACAACGAAGTTTTCTTTCCCGTCAACTTTGGCTGctgcgcctttctttctttttttggccatgagtccaggtgggccgatcccagatATTGTGCAGTCTATGGTGCAATGGGGTTACTTTTTACCATATGGGTGCTATTTACGCCCATACCTTTAATTTTGCATACCAAGAAAATAATTCTCGCCTATTTTCTCGTTGAAACCGACATTTTACTACCTTACGAGGTTACGAGATAGCTAGAGGTTATGAGGTAGCTATCCAGAGCCAAGATAAGCCAAACCTGCATGAAGTCAGCAAAGGAGATCTTGCGTTAAAAAATGCAGGAAAACATGAAAGGTTATATGCAGCCAAATCTCGAAAGCAATAGCCATCGCCCCTTAAATGCAGACTTATAAAAAAAGTTCGTGCCTTTTGCGGCTTATTTTgtcccacaacagtaatcgtcacctgtcttgcagcatttcctttctttagcaaTACCAAACAcgcacttccaagtcacgaacagcatgAGCGTTACCGGAATggcatagcattctcgacaggaaagtagcaagcgtggagttttccagaaaggaaacgcaagcaaggcagatgacggttattgttcTTCACCaaggcaattattattattattattattattattattattattattattattattattattattattattattattattattattattattattatgaaggcACTTAGCAGTGGTGGCCTCCTAGAGCAAGTTCTGGAACGTGCACCAAAGGTGGTGACTGACCGGCAAGAACACGCACTTTCGCCACTTTCGCCACTTTCTCCGCTTTCACCACTGTCGCCACTGTCGCCACTTTTGCGTGTGTCCGCCACGCGCGAGAAAGACTTGAATTTTTCATTGCAGGTGATTTCAGTGCCGTTCCGTCCGATAAATTCCtagcttatatttttttttatttatttcggataAGCACCTGCTTTCACAGTTCACTGATGGGATTTCTTGAGATGCGGGTATATATCAAATTCATTCGCAAAATAATTGTTTCCAGTTAAATGTTAACttcatcgcgtttttttttttttttgttgttgttgtacagaATGGCTAAAGGCGTGTGCCTACCCAGCATAATAGCTTAGGAATATTCAAATTTATTGTGTGTCTTGTCAACTTTGCCCAATATGAAATCAAGCGTAAGCTTTCTGCGGAAAGTCATAAGCGATAACACCACCTATTGCATGTCCCGTATGCTTCGAAAGCACTACCCATGCATACAGCTGAAGAGCAAGTCTCATATAAAACACTGTCAGAAACAGTGAAAGAAAAATGAACGTGCTACATCACCACTTACAGCCATGGATGTGGAACACCCACACTATTTTCCAAGTCCTTTCACTATAACACTTTCTGTGTAATACTGAAATCTGCGCCAAGGGTTAAACCAGAAACCTCAAGGCGTGATGGAATCGAGAGAGTGTCGAAGTCTCATCTTGTCGGGAAGAATAAcagcaaaaaagcaaaaaagacgCCAACTAAAGTGAAAAGATATTTTAAAACTCGATGTTTAGACACCCACGCAGGACACTTGCTCATCTTGTGAACAAGGCTGCGATGAAGCTGTCGAAACGTCAAGTTTTTAAATTATTGTATCACTTTGGTCggcgtgtgttttgtttttcgcCACTTCTCAAGGCGTATGCGAGACGTTTCTAACCTGCCtattttcatcagtgcttttctttatcgcgcgctgttattattattaatattattgtcATTATCATAATTTCTTTTGAAAACCTATGCACATTTGAGAGGAAAGGGAAAGTGAGAGGCAGACCACCACCAAACGGAGCACAACACACTCTTAGTCCTCAGACAAGGGGAAACAGAAACATAGCAATGGAATATATGAAGAAGAAGTGAACGAGGAAAGCAAGAGAAAGGCGGGAAATTTCGAAGCACAGAGCAGAATGCACACGCACAGCACAGGTAACGCACAGCAGGGCATGTCCCTGCAGATCATGCTACTAAAGGAACGATAACAAATAGAAGAAACAGAGTCTAAGGTCTTGTCATGTTAAAATAAAACGATAGACTAAATAAGCTACAAACGGTAGCGTAAGTTAGTTTCTTCTATAAGAGTATGGAGAGCGTGTACGGCTCGATCGCGTCGAGAGGCACAACCGCTTGGGGCATGTTTGCGGGCGCAATTACACACACAGCGGATCCAGACAGGTGCATACGATTACAGCGTAGAACACCATCGTCACTTACCAGCAACTCCGAAGGCAGCAGCTGTGGTAAAACTCGGGGGTGAGTTCATGTCGCGCCGAATGTTCGTAAATGTGCACACGCCCGCGTAACTGAAGGCGATGATCGCGACGCCGACGAAGTAGAGAACGCCTGGAGAGTGGGCAGGCAGGACGTCGCCGGCGGGAATCGAATCACCCCGTCGGTCACGAATGCCCAGCGTGAACATCGCCCCCACCGCTGTGCCTGTCACATCGGCGTAGTTCTTGTTGCCAGCGATGCCCACGAGCACGAGAATTACGAGCACCAGAGTGAAGGGCAGGTACAACCAGTAGCTCCTGCACCAGAAGTGACCGTCACAACACACGCGTAGGTGAAATCCTTAGGGAGACCGGCAGTTAGCGCCAAGGCTTATAAACATCGACCGACCGACTGATCCACCAATAGTGACTGACTGCGCTGGATGTAAATGACGGACAGACACTGACGGGGGTGTCACGTTGCCATAAAGGTGAAGTTACAAATTTGTCCCACCCGAATTTTATTCGTCCCCCGAGACATCTCTCATCGCTTTCGAACGTCCAGCCTGTGGCATACAAATGTCTGCACTTTCTTTTTGTCGTAACACCAGAACCAGAAAAGTCCTAATAGCAGTACTGCACATGCAAAAAGATTTCGTTACAAAGGAGGACGAAAGATTACATTGTAAAGCAGCGCTATCTATAGACTGGTTGGCTGAACTTCAACATACTCCACTAACAGCGTAGAAAGCAGGACCAGCAATGGGCGGCGACAATACGAGTGTATTGTTGTGTACTGGTAGTCCTGCGCTTTCTGCGCTGTTGCTTCAGCATGCCGATGAACAAAAGGACCAGTATGCATAGGCACATAGAAGTTCTGTGGCATAGTGCTTTCTAGAGTGTTTCTAGTTTAGCTGTCGTGGCTGCTCAAATTTATCTTCTATTCTCAAAATATTTCTTTAAAAATTGTGATAGATGTCGAGAGCATGATTGCCAGCGGAAACATGCATTTAAAGGGAAGCGTCACATCAGATGGAAAaggagaactttttttttcagtattgaaTGCACCAATATTTTTTCTTCACGCCATCACTGTTTCCGCAAGCATTGtcaagaatacaaaaaaaaattgcttaagCTTGCGAACTCGGTAACTCAAAAATAAAAACATCACCATTTTATTAAGTTCACTTCCTAAAACATCTAAGGCGAAGGACTTAATTTCAGTATTCTTCACCACGCTGAAATATGGCAATAGTTTCTGAGtacgacttttgcaaaacccttgcaaACGTCGTGACAATATAACGTAACCTGCAAATTCGCAAATGGTAGTGGCTACATTGAGGAGTTGCTTCAGATGCACGCCTTCAcctcgatgcatctgtgtagaccCTGTGAGTTCTTTGTCTACAATATCACCACTCACAAATCGCCACGAAGTATCACTTGAACGTTGTGCTCACGTTGTTTGGAAGGTGGTcctgccatccactttcttgagcaTCAAATGGTCAgccgtcgagataagcaagacacATTTAGATTATCGGTAGAAAAGAAGCCGCGAAGAGATTGATACGGCAGATCCGTTATGGAATAGGTAGCTATGCAAGGTAGATAAAGAAGTttagaggaagaaaaagaaaggagattaAGAAGATGTATGCGAAAATTCTTAAATGacaaacatgtatagcataccttaatagacagttttagttcagCGTACGGTATAACACTGCGTGCGCCTTAagatagcgggtcgtcactgcgcattcgcagaacgctaaacgacccatagcgtatagcgtacgcacgctatttctcagatttagcgttaGCGTCATTGCGTGGTTTGTGGAGTTTAGGTGAAACTTCGCGGCgctcccggctgcccgcttcgaattgaatttggcgttgcttttgcaaaatgcacttcgttcgtagcaaatgactgtgtaaacggctttcgcttagtctcacgCCGCTTCGACGaaagagtattatggataaccttgtggtgttttcgagattgcttctcgtttcgaacgagtggaagcctaacgaaagaaacttTCTAGACGTCAGCCCCACCTATCGCCACAGTCGGgagatagccgcaacgacggcatatggcctctcaGATCCGAAGGTCTCGCAGGCCAACTAAAGctaaaaaacgtgcgctgcttagcgtacgctacacTATACTGTGTCACGCACACCGTAGTTGCCTACGctgaactaaaactgtctaataaatcaagcaggctaagcGCCTATTTCTCATCGCCCCAATACAAAGGCGATGCTaataaatcatcattatcatcaacacGATGCGCGTAAAAGGCGCATTGAGGATGTTTTACGGTTTAAACGCGTCCCGCACTTTCAAACTAACGAGCTTCGTGGCATGCGACCGTGACCCCGTTTCCAAAGTGTATGCTCATATCGCCGTCGCACCCATTGTCGCGATCACTGCGACCATCTAATGAGTCGAGGTTGCGCGGTCGGTGAGCCGACGTTCTAGATTAGCTGGACCAGAGAGCTGTCGCTGCCGGAGGTtcgacaaaaattggaggacgcttaagcttcgccttcaagagtggaacgcgacagcgttcccgtcgacccgccaaggggtataagacaatgggctacggcgcagcgactacgcgccccgcatcggacgcggtgagcgtcgagcaacgcagcgttcggcgcgacaacgaaatgtgcgcctgagcaagcgacgcacgcctgagccttagaaacggctcgtttctaaggcaacaccgcgttcactagaggcgcttttgtaccgctttgaagcatcgaactcgtggctcagtggtaacgtctccgtctcacactccggagaccctggttcgattcccacccagcccatcttggaagttgctttttatttatgaagtgcctgccgtgatttatcgctcacggccaacgccgcggacgccgacaccgacgccgacgacaccggcttttctgcgacacgagctccttaacgctatcgcgttaaaacaaggAACACGTGTGAGACTCGCCAGTATCTCGTGTAGGGCGCACAGGGCCCGCTGTACAGCGCGCACAGCACTCCCAAGCCAGTGAGGCAGCCGCAGAATAGGTATCCGCGTATGGCTTGGGCTGGAAACAGGATGGTGACAAAGTCCACCGCACAGTCGGCAGAGATCAGCAGAGCCATGGCCCAGAGCCCCACGACACAGAGCAAGCGCTGGGCACCGACGAATTTCCTGTACAGAACGCCGGCACACGAAAAAGAGAAAGGCAATCAAGGGACTGCTTTAACGAAATTTCGGAATATGAAAATTCAATAAATAATAAGTAAATTAGGCAAGTAGAATAGTCACCTCTAGGCCCTATAATACTAGCGCTCTCCTATAGCTACACTGTGTAGCAGAAACTGTGTTGTATAATCTGGGTAAAATGTTTGGGTAAAATGTTTTGTCCGTTACTGTTCAATTCGTTTAGTTCACTTAGTTTTGCTGCATTTGCTTCTCGCAATTGTGTAATTTCGTTCGTAAGATTTCTTGTAACTAACTCgtaatcttgttttgcattctccagtacttactttcttccatgtttgcttatatatgattttaatgtagtTCTATTCGTTGCTTTAGAAAACGCATATTTATagataacaggaggtcccgatacagtcattgactatgggacctccttctgtatattatttttttataacctgtaatctataatgaataaaatcaattGCAATTTCAATTCAACCAGATGGAATTTCTCAGTTTTCCACCCTACTCgtaggtggcaaaaaaaaaaattcggtttcATAGCCTCAAGGAAAGATAAAGAAATATTaaacaacaaagaaaggaaaTCTTCAGAACACACCCAGTGTGAAAATTGAGgttacgcgaaaaaaaaaataatttttagcgCAGCTGGTTTTTGGGCATCGGTTGGGGTTCGGCAAATTTGGCATTGCCGGATGGGCCAACGTTATTGCGTAAGGCGAGCAACCTCCAGTGGAGCGCGAACGTGGGACGCCAACAGCGAGACGACGTCAGCGACAGGCAGTAATAAAGGAGGAGCGCAGGCATCCGATCGCGACATCATACCTCGGCCACCCTTCGCAAGAGCCCAATGCTCTAAGCATCACGCCGCACTCACTTGCATGCGTCGCTCGCGGCAACGGCAAATAACTCATCCAGGAGATTCGCGCCTGAATTCATCAGGTCGCGCACCACTTGCGCGGACACGTGTGCGTGATAGAATTTGTACGCGTGCCGCTTTCGATTCAGCCGCAGGCGTGAAAAACACACCTTCCTCGCAAACGAAACTCTGGACTGGCTACGTCCTGTGTTCTCGAGCAAGCCTCGGCTCGAGGAAGGTCGACTCTACCAAATGAAGCGCATAGCGCTTCTCGTCTGCGTCGCATCGCGTACTAACAAGTTGCTCGTACAAGTGAGGGACACCTGGCGCTTTCAGACGCTGCGTTAGACAGCGCAGCTTTTTGTTTCGGTCCACGTTGTCCTCATCGTAACGCGTTCGGAATCGGCGCACGTTCCCCAATCCTTTCCTTGTAAGACCAAAGGCTacgcctctctctctcccgtATCTCTCTTACCCTTCTCCCTTCCTCCAgcgtaggatagccaaccggactcttgattGGTTAGCATCCTTGCCTTCCTTATGCccttctctctttatctctctctctatctctctcgctctctctaacGCTACGTAAACGCTCTGCAACTTCAACTTCGCCACGGGCACGGGTCGTTACGAATCACGTCATATCTTTTATTCGCCATAGTTCAAGAAAAGTCAGTCTACATGCCGACCTATCTTAGCACCGCCATAGATTATAGGCTGGTTGGTACGTCAAGATTCAAGTGTAACAGAGCGCTGCTTCGGACGAGCAAACAAACCACGGTGTTTGCCCTCGTCCGCCAGTCGTATCGTGTCATCATCCAAAGTGGCACTGTAGAATTTATGTAATGATACAATCGTTGCAGTGGTCGCTGTCTTGCTGGTATCGTCACACGCACGCTGGTGTCACGCGTACAAGGGCTCGCCGtacacaaacacgttggtccGTCTGGTAACACTTTGCAGAATCCGAAACAATTATGGATAGTCAGCTCGCTGCAAAAATGATTCACATACCATCGATGCCCATACTCTGTGAGAtttgcgcactttttttttttttacagcggagctttcTGTGCCTAGGATCCAATCGTTTCTTCGTGGcctaacgtcgacagaaaactatcatcaacAATGGCTGATACCCTCGTAGTGCAGAGGCTGCAGGCACTAAGCAAAGTGCCGCGAACCGTGCATAACTAAGGCATCGTGGCCCAAATACAAAAATACACCATGAATTTCATGACGCCACACTAGCGTACAGTCGCTCGGATTACCGTGCGAAAGTTCGAAAAAGGGAACATCGattttaattttctcttgcaATAATGAAGCTGCTATCGCGAACTTGCCGAAAATAGAGTTTTCCAGCAATACTTGGTTACGCTAAACTGATGAAGTGTTTGTCTCTAGTGTCCCTTCAATTTTACATCGCCAAGCCTTCTCGCGAACTCGACTCTTACGCGAGGGCTGGTCCCAGGGCTCTGGAGGCGATGTCCGAGTACTGCGTGTACCAGTGGAACCTCCGGTACTCTTCGTAGCGCTCTTCCAATATTTCGCAGCACGACTTGAGCAGACTTGCGCTAAAGGCCGCGAGCACCCCGATCAATGGGAGAATGACGATCGCGCTCCATCCTGCAAGCACAATCGAGCACGTACTTTACTGAAGCGTATTGCCCTATTTAGCCCTGTAATATTTAGCTAAGCAAGACGACGAGAATCTTGTAAACGAAAGAACACTTATACGCGCTGGTAAAGTGCGCCGGGCTATCGTGTTTTATCGTGGTGCGTAAAGCCATGGGGGACAAACCACCCTCGACTAGCAATTAAATCTTTTCGCGCACTTGCTCATGGTCTAGCGCTTGACCTGCTCGCGTAGTTTGAGCGTGAGGTCGTCCGCGTCGAAGTGCGGCGACGGCAGGTAAATCGCTCTGCgagataaaaaaaatttaccgacaATTACGACACTCCCCAGTGCGAATTTTCTGCACGGCTGTTTAGGTCctttttgaattcgcgatatatatTGTGGAacagaatttgattctgaacgacagggtcctctTGGCGGCGACATTGAGCGTCTGCtagggcagctcgtttagcagcagcggcaaacGAAGCATTTCTACCGGTTGCGTCACTCATTGTTCCGAAGGAACGCGTGAGCACGGTAAGGCGTCGCTCGTGCCAAGCGCATTCTCAAGCGGTGGCGGCGCAGGGGaggtagcgcatgcgcagtgggcccGAAGCCCGCCGCCGGAGCTTTGTTCCCGTACATGGTAGCGGCGGACGCGCCCGCCGCATGCGAGGCCGCCGCCGTGCAGCACTTCTCgcgcggcactccgctttcctcctcgccctaTCGCcttactctcctcctccgctttcctcctcgcgctctattCGCTATCGCCTGTCTTTCAtatcccgctgcgctccgcgttcgctctttcagccttagctgtgctcgttcgcttggttatgcCATCGgatgccgacgctcaacgcaggaaagGGCGCCTCAAGGCTGGACTCTGAAAGGAagacgatgtttttttttgtattcggtTTTTTTAGGAGTGTTAAGAGTGTCGTCCTAGTCAGTTTTCCTAAGGTGTACATCCAGCCTGCTAGTCTGTAAAAACGCGAAGACAAGGACAGTAAAAGAGGTTTCTGAAAACGGCGACAGGAACGAAAGATTTTAAAGCATCATGGATGCCTGTCAATATTCGAGCCAAGAGAGCCAATATTCGACCCATCACGAAGGCCGTGAGCGCTCAAGAAAATGAAAAACGCTATGTATAGAAGGTACTAGCAATATTATCTCTAGCAGAGTGAAATGTACACTTTCATTGTCTGTCTTCAGCCCTCTGCCAAAAAACGTTATGGTTTGGCCAGCTTTAAGTCAATTATCTGGTTGTGCATGGATATCTTTATGACTCCAATATTACGATGACGAAGAATTGCAGTACATATGCTGCTACAGCGTGAGGGGACGCCCCGTGCCTGAGCTCTATTTGGTAGAACCAGCGCATTCCCCAGCAGCACAGCTGCAAGCGTAGTGCCAGTGATGAAGCTCTGTTACAAAAGTGCGGTCACCGCGATTCACTGGTAAAGGCAACACttacttgttattttttttcggaAGATCACAGTTCAATTTTGCACACGATGACATCAGAAATAATTATTACTGTAACCGTTCTACCTAAAGCATAAAATCAGACACACCATGCACCCACCGGAACTAAAATTCGCTAaccttaaacaaaaaaaaaagtcatttatTAATAAAATCATCAATACAACTAAGTCCCGCCTGAGGAGAGATAGGAACGTTGCTAGAAATCATTTATTCAAATTAATTGAAGAAACTCTAATTCCAGATTGaaaattaacatttttttttcattcagcgaCCCGGCCCCCTGTATCAAGGCCCCCTGTATCCTTTTGTTACTAACAACCAATCATTACCAATATTTTTATTCTTTAAGAAAGCATGAGATGTTTTACAATCATGATTTATCTTTCGTATTTCCTCTGTACCCTATTGTCAACATAATATTTACTTGTACTATGATACTGTTGCCTAAACTAAACTACATGCTTTCTTATTCACGTTGTTATTCCCAACTTGAACCCCACGTATAATTTTATATGTTGTTTAATACTTACCATACAATTTACGCATGCTTACTTTTTACCTATCTCGAGCATATGCATTTGTAGATTTCGATGTGTTATTTATTAAGATTACCTCTCCACATGCTCTTCCTGATATGATCCCCGATCGGGTCGACACTATTAATATATTAATAAATAATGTTCTTAATCACGTGGGTGATCGTTCTTTAACCATATCCGTAATTAAACGCTGATtaggacccgccatggttgctcagtggctgtggtgttgggctcctgagcacgagatcgcgggatcgaattccggccacggcggccgcatttcgatgagggcaaaatgcgaaaacgcccgtgtacttagatttaggtgcacgttaaaaaaccccagttggtcgaaatttccggaggcctccactacggtgagcctcataatcagaaagaggtattggcacgtaaaaccccataatttaatgcaTTTTTCAAATGCTGATTAGGTATCACCATTTAGGAGCACACCATACTGTACATCAAGAACGTGACAAGGGATCAAAATTCATCACCTATTCCGGCAAAGGCGAATGGCATGGCTAGCATTCCGGCGCCGGTGAAATTTCCCGCCAGGGACGCTGCGGTCGCAGCGAGGCCTAACGATGCGGGCTGAGCGGGCAGTGCCGGGTCGGTCTTCTTCCACTGCTGCCTGTAACTCAGCTTGATTTGCGACCACCAGTCGCCTTGTACGGTAGCGGGTGCAGCCGTGGCCCCAGGGGTCCCCGCGGCATTCAGAATCGCAGGGGGAGGGTCGACGTAATCCGCAGGTGGCACGTAGGGGGAGCCATTGTCTGCGGGTACGTGTAGTGGACGACATTAGGAATTCCGTAAGCATGATTTCCTACCCACCTAACTCCCCTCAAGGAACGGTCAATCATTCAATCTTTATTCGGCACCCATTCAATTTGCAAGCGGAATGTtgggacaagaactaaaagctgctggTTAACTGCTTGACGAGGTTGTTGCTGCTGAacttttcatttttgttgcagACGACGACTATATTCCACTCATTACTTGGTGATACCAATGATCCACTTTGTGGAACCTATGTGCAATACTAGTGAGAGCGATATGCACAAACAGTGGCAGGCAGCTTGACCGTGGAAAGCACCGACGTTCAAAGGACATTCGTTACACATACGTCACAGTTAGTAAGTAAAACATTTTTCCGAATATGTGCCACTTACTTCGTGAAACCTGTGTGGAACAAGAAGAAGCGTGGAACGATGGAAATAACGGTAAGCATGAGGCGTACATAAGACACGTATATTTGTTGCCCACTTGAAGCTGCACG
Proteins encoded in this region:
- the LOC142564493 gene encoding uncharacterized protein LOC142564493; amino-acid sequence: MFTLGIRDRRGDSIPAGDVLPAHSPGVLYFVGVAIIAFSYAGVCTFTNIRRDMNSPPSFTTAAAFGVAGSTLALFLVGVTGYAVLGTIINGNVVLCLKGHDIRVAADVFALFCAQQLDGLGYWIMDEHDSVQDYGKRTYFLFLSSSSVITACRIIIAQDLQ